The Fluviispira sanaruensis sequence TTTGATGATAATATTATTTATAATATTAAAATTATACCTGAATCAGGACAAAGTGAAGTCTGTAATAAAATTGAGATTATCCCATCAAAAAATAAAATTGATTTTAAACCATTTGACATTGCATTGACCTCCGCAACTAATTGTAAATTTATTTTAAATGATTATAATAATATCTATATTTCTAGCTTTAATATATTAATAAACTATACATTAAAAAGTTGGCTTAATGTATCTAATAATAACACACAAGCACACAGAACGGCTTTATTTATAGCTTCTGAATTAGGTAGTAAGAATGTTTCAGAATTTAGAGCTCTAAATTTAGCTGAAAAAAATATTGATGATATTTCTCCAATAACGGGATTTTATAATTTAAAAATTATAAATTTAAGTGAGAATAATATAAAAAAAATACCATTAGGAATATTTGATAATTTTAAAAATCTAAACTGGCTTTGGTTACATTTTAATAAGATTAAGAAACTTCCTTTAGGAATATTTGATCAACTTAATAATCTTGATTTCTTAACATTAAATGATAATAAAATAAAAAAATTGCCGCATGGTTTATTTCAAAAACTAGAAAATTTAGAGCTCCTTGAATTATCAAACAATCAGTTAAAAAAATTTCCTTCTGACATTATGAGTTTAAAAAAACTTATCAGCTTTGGAATTTCATCAAATAAGATCAGAAAAATTCCTAAGAATGTATTTGTAGATATGAGTCGGTTGACATA is a genomic window containing:
- a CDS encoding leucine-rich repeat domain-containing protein, translating into MKNIIPVGILCFAAFISLNGLTSNADEYNSHSVILGDYESIVYLIENSDNSLQFKVARNINGDPSDGGITGDSDQLQTFSIPIKYNFFDDNIIYNIKIIPESGQSEVCNKIEIIPSKNKIDFKPFDIALTSATNCKFILNDYNNIYISSFNILINYTLKSWLNVSNNNTQAHRTALFIASELGSKNVSEFRALNLAEKNIDDISPITGFYNLKIINLSENNIKKIPLGIFDNFKNLNWLWLHFNKIKKLPLGIFDQLNNLDFLTLNDNKIKKLPHGLFQKLENLELLELSNNQLKKFPSDIMSLKKLISFGISSNKIRKIPKNVFVDMSRLTYIALDNNRLKSLPKNIFNDLYSLKILDISNNKIMNLHNETLFNIISKEDYNIKNNPFVTYLTDD